A genomic stretch from Alosa sapidissima isolate fAloSap1 chromosome 3, fAloSap1.pri, whole genome shotgun sequence includes:
- the LOC121704944 gene encoding WAS/WASL-interacting protein family member 3-like, giving the protein MCYALGGSFLTDPILTGTRAASFSGRLPSSGGSGPTVALFAPGLRKYPQDGSSSGGGDHPAFSASSSQARALLASLGAEALLLSSTLRPAPGSSTHRRRRRPTGVRPPRRPPPPPPPPRPLPCPPPPPPPPPPPLSPPSHSPLWA; this is encoded by the exons ATGTGCTAT GCCCTGGGTGGCAGCTTCCTCACCGACCCCATCCTCACGGGCACCCGCGCAGCCAGTTTCTCCGGCCGCCTGCCCTCCTCGGGCGGCTCGGGGCCGACAGTAGCCCTGTTCGCCCCGGGCCTCCGCAAGTATCCCCAGGAcggcagcagcagtggtggcGGGGATCACCCAGCGTTCAGCGCGTCCTCCAGCCAGGCGAGGGCGCTGTTGGCCAGCCTGGGCGCCGAGGCCCTGCTGCTCTCCTCCACACTGCGCCCAGCACCCGGCTCCTCCACCCATCGGCGACGGCGCAGACCAACGGGCGTTCGGCCTCCTCGCCgtcccccaccacctcccccaccGCCACGACCCCTTCCGtgtccccctccacctccccctccacctcctcctcccctctcacctccctcacactctcctctctgggCCTGA